The window AGCAGATAACATCTGAAGCAAAACATCAGAACATCTTTCAATTCCAGAGCATATGGCTCTTCACAATTCACCGATATCTCGAACAACGTTCAAGTTTCCTTGTGGACTAAACTGAACAAATTTATTTCCGATGGTAACTCCTAGCATCACTAGATACTAATCTCGGTCAGAATTGTGCTTTATCTACCAATGAGAATAAATACTAAATGAATCCACCATGGTCATTACTTGCTACTATAGATGAATGTAAACCAAGAACAAAGAAGAGTGTGTACTAGTGGTTTGGATGCGATCATACCAGTAATAATGTACCGGAACCCATCAGAACTCCGAAGTTAAACTTGCTTGGGCGAAAATAGTACTAGAATAGGTGACCTCCTGAAATGCCTCGTTTTTTTTTTTTTTTTTTTAAATTAAAAGATAGTGTACTAGTGGCTTAAAATTCAAAATCAAAGCGTCTGGGAAAATGGACTTGATGTGGGCTTTTGAATGGGAGCCCAACACAAAATTATCTGAGCCCAAAATGACCAACTTTGGTATAAATGTCTTTTCTCTTTACATTTCACACTAGAAGAGTAAGCCTTTTGTGTTTCTTCAACCTCTCTTGAATCGAATCGAAGATGCAACAGGTGAATCCAAAACCCTAAATCTCATTCGTGTTTGCATGCGACAAAGTTTACTTATTTATCATCTGTTCGTGTTTGAAAAAGGGTGGAGGATCTGAAACAGAGGTGACATGGGAGGACCAGCAGAACATCAACAAGTTTGGGAGATTGAACAACCGGTTCCACGAGCTAGAGGACGAGATCAAAGTTGCAAAGGTTTGGTCTTTTTGCTCATATTGTTAATGGGTTTTGTTTATTTTAGTATGATTTTGATTCTTGTTTTGAATTAGTATTAATACAAAGTCATTGGAGATTGTAAGTTGAAGGAAGAAGGATAATGTGTTAGCTTGATTTGTCAGTCTTTTTGGGTTAATGTTACTGTTTGATTGAAGTAAGTGCACAAAACTTTGGATTTTGTGGCTTTGGTTGTCCACCAAATGCAGTAGTTCAACAATTAATACTTGCAGTTGTGAGGAATTTAAGGATATGGTGGAATAGTGAATAAAAAACCTGTTGAATTAGATTTTACCATATGTGCCGAGTGTGAGACTCGGTGCTTCCAATTGATTTCACAACAAGGAATAAAAGCACTGTGTTGCTGTGAAACATGGGTGAAGAATTGGGATTGCCTTGTTTATGTCTATAGTCGAGGAATTTGGCTGCCGCCGGTATATTGCCTGCTTTCACTCTTGGTTATGAGCATCTATCTCTTGTTTGATAACTTGATTAGGTTACTAATCCCTGTAAACTTGAAGTGTCTAGACCATGTAATATAGGATTTGGGACTTCCTTCTTTGATAATGTTGAATTGGAGCAGCTGTCTAAATAAAATTGATTATATATAGAAATCTAAGGTCTTAGTTAGAGACTCCAAGTATCAGATATGATCTGGGATTTTTCCATAACGATGAGTTCTTAACCTCTTGTATACTGAGTCTGATGAACTGGCTCTTCTAATGATATAATTGGTTATGTTTATGTGACTTTTTGTTTTATCCTAGAATGCATTTACGCTCCAAAACAAAGTGGAATTCCTTCCAATATTAAATGTGTCAAAAGCTGTTAAAAGGGTTTGTATTTTTATTGACAAATTAAAAGGATTTCTGTTAGTCATATGATTTTTCATGGGTATTACTGTTATTAGTTGAACTTGAATATTAATTCTATCTTCCGAATGTGTATTTATTCCAGATGTCCCCTGTCTTGACCAATTGTTTCCATCCAGGAATCAAATGATAACTTGGAGGATGCAGGGAATGAATTGATTCTCACAGATGAGGATGTGGTGAGATTCCAGATTGGTGAAGTCTTTGCCCATGTTCCAAAAGAAGAAGTGGAGAACAGGATAGAAGAAATGAAAGAGGTAACTAGCAAAAGTTTGGAGAAACTCTACGAAGAGAAGGAATCTGTTCTTGCACAGATGACCG of the Fragaria vesca subsp. vesca linkage group LG6, FraVesHawaii_1.0, whole genome shotgun sequence genome contains:
- the LOC101307508 gene encoding probable prefoldin subunit 4-like produces the protein MQQGGGSETEVTWEDQQNINKFGRLNNRFHELEDEIKVAKESNDNLEDAGNELILTDEDVVRFQIGEVFAHVPKEEVENRIEEMKEVTSKSLEKLYEEKESVLAQMTELKQILYGKFKDSINLEED